A single Sulfurimonas aquatica DNA region contains:
- a CDS encoding circularly permuted type 2 ATP-grasp protein: MSIFEGYSRESSLDEVFDSEGNVKESWSEVVKGIEESGLELLKEKQDEIDWHLEDNGVAYNVFDSNEKPTSRSWSLDPIPFVVKEEEWSEIKKGLKQRAKLFNLILKDLYSEQKLIKENIVPAEVIFAHKGFLTEVFNFGKKEDFNLYFYATDIARGPDGKMWVVSDKAQAPSGLGYAIENRLTMNSVANELYPNISTKKLYSFIQDYKALLRELTGGDTSTAALLTPGAYNETYFEQAYLSSYLEINMVQGADLLAKDGFIWAKSLGGLKKINTLLRRVDDRFCDPLELKSESQLGVAGLLDAMRNNNLNMINPIGSAILENIGLNPFMKKISQFFLKEDLILPQIATWWCGQKKELDFVIKNLDTLIVKKIDRTEEIQIYFGKNLSVEQKEQLISKLIQNPHQYVAQEEIGFSTVPYFNKNKIEPRNAVIRAFSIKKGDDYTVMNGGLVRIAAHKDSLLVSSKNSGISKDLWILGEEEEENIPMAPIKYVPFVETSIENISTQKAENLFWLGRYLSRSIATTRLILHVIKKITNFYRYEIVTSKESQVILQNALTHMTMTYPGFFDLENKENLEIFPMVEISSVIKDINRSGSLSMTISMLSNANINLKDLLTLESWKLFDKANKEWYAFANRKNDSTLVIAGELDKFLIYQMAYKQLVYESIFKEQGLILFEIGFKIEDALLLISKAKSILCIKVDKSISSDVLTGMLNSVEGFNAYRAHYKSSLTLENVLDFLILNPQFPKSLSYIMQALLDDFKLLPKAKESLTSYENTIIKVQKILNTINLQALINIKEEDGVYTELDDILSELSDLTLKCSDEFSNTYFSHNDE; this comes from the coding sequence ATGAGTATATTTGAGGGTTATTCTAGAGAGTCTTCACTAGATGAAGTATTTGATAGTGAGGGAAACGTTAAAGAGTCTTGGAGTGAAGTAGTAAAAGGGATAGAAGAGTCAGGACTAGAACTTTTAAAAGAGAAGCAAGACGAAATAGATTGGCACCTTGAAGATAATGGCGTAGCATATAATGTTTTTGATAGTAACGAAAAACCTACAAGTAGATCTTGGAGTCTTGATCCTATCCCTTTTGTTGTTAAAGAAGAGGAGTGGAGCGAGATAAAAAAAGGTCTCAAACAAAGAGCAAAATTATTTAATCTCATCCTCAAAGATTTGTATTCAGAGCAAAAGCTTATAAAAGAGAATATCGTTCCCGCTGAAGTTATCTTTGCTCATAAAGGTTTTCTTACAGAAGTTTTCAACTTTGGTAAGAAGGAAGATTTTAATCTCTACTTTTATGCGACAGATATAGCACGTGGTCCAGATGGAAAAATGTGGGTTGTTAGCGATAAGGCTCAGGCACCTTCCGGTCTTGGATATGCTATAGAGAATAGACTTACAATGAACTCTGTTGCAAACGAGCTTTATCCTAATATCTCAACCAAAAAACTCTACTCATTTATTCAAGACTACAAAGCACTTCTTAGAGAATTGACTGGTGGAGATACATCAACAGCCGCTTTACTTACTCCAGGTGCTTATAATGAGACTTACTTTGAACAAGCATATCTTAGCTCTTATCTAGAGATAAATATGGTACAAGGAGCTGATTTACTCGCTAAAGATGGGTTTATTTGGGCAAAAAGTCTTGGTGGCCTTAAAAAAATCAATACATTACTGCGACGAGTAGATGACAGGTTTTGTGATCCTCTTGAGCTTAAAAGTGAATCTCAGCTAGGTGTTGCTGGACTTTTAGACGCAATGCGAAATAATAATCTAAATATGATTAATCCAATAGGTAGTGCGATATTAGAGAACATTGGACTAAACCCTTTTATGAAAAAAATATCTCAATTTTTTCTAAAAGAGGATTTGATTCTTCCTCAAATTGCTACATGGTGGTGTGGGCAAAAAAAAGAGCTTGATTTCGTTATAAAAAACTTAGATACTCTTATCGTTAAAAAAATTGATAGGACAGAAGAGATACAGATTTACTTTGGTAAAAACCTCTCAGTGGAACAAAAAGAGCAACTTATCTCTAAGTTAATTCAAAATCCTCATCAATATGTTGCACAAGAAGAGATTGGCTTCTCTACCGTTCCATATTTTAATAAAAATAAAATCGAACCTAGAAACGCCGTAATTAGAGCATTCTCAATAAAAAAAGGTGATGACTACACTGTAATGAATGGTGGACTGGTCCGAATTGCTGCACATAAAGATAGTCTCTTAGTTTCATCAAAAAATAGTGGTATAAGTAAAGATTTATGGATACTAGGTGAAGAGGAAGAAGAAAATATTCCAATGGCACCAATCAAATATGTGCCTTTTGTTGAAACATCCATTGAAAATATCTCTACGCAAAAAGCGGAAAATCTCTTCTGGCTTGGACGATATCTCTCAAGATCTATAGCTACGACTAGGCTAATACTTCATGTAATCAAAAAAATTACAAACTTTTATAGATATGAAATTGTGACATCTAAGGAGTCACAAGTGATTTTACAAAATGCACTTACACATATGACAATGACATATCCAGGCTTTTTTGATTTAGAAAACAAAGAGAACTTAGAGATTTTTCCTATGGTAGAGATAAGCTCTGTAATTAAAGATATAAATCGTTCAGGTTCTTTGTCTATGACGATATCAATGCTCTCAAATGCAAATATAAATCTCAAGGATCTTTTAACATTAGAGTCTTGGAAATTATTTGACAAAGCAAATAAAGAGTGGTATGCCTTTGCCAACAGAAAAAATGATTCTACCTTAGTTATTGCTGGAGAATTAGATAAGTTTCTTATCTATCAAATGGCCTACAAACAGCTTGTATATGAGAGTATTTTTAAAGAACAAGGTCTTATCTTATTTGAAATAGGTTTTAAAATAGAAGATGCACTTCTACTTATCTCCAAAGCTAAATCAATACTCTGTATAAAAGTTGACAAATCAATAAGCAGTGATGTACTTACAGGAATGCTTAACTCCGTAGAAGGGTTTAATGCATATAGAGCACACTATAAAAGCTCTTTAACTCTAGAAAATGTTTTAGATTTTTTAATTTTAAATCCACAGTTTCCAAAATCACTCTCATACATTATGCAAGCACTCTTAGATGACTTTAAGCTATTGCCAAAAGCAAAAGAGAGTTTAACTTCATACGAAAATACTATCATTAAAGTACAAAAAATACTCAATACGATAAACCTACAAGCCCTGATTAATATAAAAGAAGAAGATGGTGTATATACGGAATTGGATGATATTTTATCTGAACTGTCCGACCTTACACTTAAGTGCTCCGATGAGTTTTCAAATACCTATTTTTCACACAATGATGAGTAA